TTTTCATGTCAATTTTTCTTTTATTCTTTTCTATGAAATTAAATCCCAGGGTTTCGATATCATGCTCCAAAGGCAAGGCTTCTAATAGGAAATCTTCATTTTCAAAAAACTTCCCTTCAGATACTTCCTTAATTTCTATATCCATACTTCTTTTAAAAACAAATCCCTTTCCCAGTATTTCAAAATATTTTTTTGTCCCTTTTGGTCCATAAATTTGCAGAGTTTTATTATATTCAGAAGCATCTAAACTCTGCAATAAGCCTGGCAATCCATAAACATGGTCACCATGCCAATGGCTGATTAGGATCCTTGTTATTTTCGTTAACCTTATCTCTGTTATTTTCATCTGCCTCTGCGTACCTTCACCGCAATCTACTAAGATCCCTTCAGAGCCATAGCTAATAAAAACTGCACTAGGATTTCTATCTTTTGTAGGAAACATTGAAGCTGTTCCCAAAAAAACAATTTCCATAATCATTAAGTTCCTCTTTTGGCTTTATTTACTTTTTGCTTTGTTTTTTTCCCATATTTTAAATAATTAATCATTAAAATAAAATAAATAACAATTAAATAATTAAAAACGTACCCTTCTTTCTTTCCCAGCCGCTACCTTTAAGCCACAAATTTCATTGAACTCTCATAAGTGATATGTTACATTTATTTTTTTAAGTAAAAAACCTCTGGTCCTTATGAAAGAAAATAAAAAACTCAAAAAAATTCGTAATATCGGCATCATCTCCCATATAGACGCCGGGAAAACTACGGTTACTGAAAGATTTCTCTTCTACACAGGCTATTCCCATAAAATCGGGGAGGTTCATGACGGCGATACGATTATGGACTGGATGGCACAGGAAAGAGAAAGAGGAATAACCATCACTTCTGCAACCATCACTTGTGAATGGCGAAACCATATCATCAATATTATCGACACACCGGGCCATGTCGATTTTACGATAGAAGTAGAAAGGTCATTAAGGGTCTTAGATGGGGCAATTGCTATCTTTTCTGGGGTCGAAGGGGTTGAGCCCCAGTCAGAATCTGTATGGTATCAGGCAGACAGGTATAAAATCCCCAGAATCGCCTTTGTCAATAAAATGGATAGAATTGGGGCTGACTTTTTTAGGGTCTTAAAAGATATGGAAAAAAAACTGGGGGCTACTCCCCTGCCTGTAAATATCCCTTTAGGCAAAGAGGAGGATTTTAGGGGCGTTATCGACCTGATCCAAATGAAGGGGATACTGTGGGAAGAAAAGGATTTGGGGATTACCTATTCATCCATTGATATTCCTCCCTCATTAAAAGATGAAGCAAAAAGATACCGAAACGCTTTAATAGAATCAATAGTGGAAAGGGATGAAGAACTGTTAGAAAAATACTTCAGCGATCAGGAAATAGATGAAAATGACATAAAAAAGGCCATCAGGCAGTGCACGTTAAATTTAGATTTAGTCCCTGTTTTTTGTGGCTCAGGGCTAAAAAATAAAGGAATGCAACCTCTTCTGGATGCGATTGTAGATTACCTCCCTTCCCCTTTAGATATCCCAGCTATCGAAGGATTGAATCCAAAAACAGGAGAAAAAGAAAGGCGCTTTACTGGAACAGATCAGAGTTTCTCTGCCTTGGCTTTTAAGATAATGATGGACGAAGGCCGCAAGCTTACCTACCTAAGGGTATATTCCGGCAGCATTGATACGGGAACCTTTGTTTTTAATACAAACAAAAAAGAAGAAGAAAAGATTGCAAGATTATTCAGGATGTATGCCAACAAAAAAGAGAGGATAAATACAGCCCATTCAGGAGAAATTGTTGCAGCGAGCGGTCTAAAGAACACAGCAACCGGAGACACCCTTTGCGATAAATCTACTCCCATTATATTCGAATCGATGATCATTCCTGAACCGGTAATATCTGTTGCTATTGAACCGAAGACCATCATTGATCAGAACAAACTCACCCATAATCTGGAAAAACTCATACAAGAAGACCCTACGCTTAATGTGAAAACAGATGAGGAAACAGGGCAAACCGTAATCTCTGGGATGGGAGAATTACACTTAGACGTCGTTGTTAAAAGACTCCGTAATGATTTTGGCGTAGAAACGAGGGTGGGAAAACCCCAGGTTGTTTATCGAGAATCGATAAGTAAACCTGTCACAATAGAAGGAAATTTTTCAAAAGAGATAGGAGGGAAATTTCAATCAGGCAAGGTATGGTTGAAATTCGAACCAAAGCCCAATGGAACAGGATTCGAATTTCAAAATGGTCTTAAAGAAGCTATTCTTCCCCCTAAGTTCATTTCTGCTGTTGAAGAGTCAATAAGAAATTCGTCTGAAAATGGTGCTCTTTCTGGTTATAAAGTGGTTGATACGAAAGTGACCCTTGAAAATGCCCTCTATGTGGAAGGAGAATCTACGGAAATGGCCTTTAGAATAGCATCTGCAATGGCTTTTCAAAAAGGGTGCAGAAAAGCAAAACCATTTTTGCTCGAACCGGTGATGAGCACAGAAGTAACTGTGCCAAGAGAATTTGTTGGAGCAGTTATCGACGATATGAATACGCGAAATGGGAAAATAGAAGGAACTGTCTCTCATCCGAAGTTTCAGATAGTCAATGCCCTCGCCCCCCTTTCTCAAATGTTTGGATACTCGACAAGCCTCAGGTCTCTCACTCAAGGGAGGGGGACTTTTACAATGTCTTTTTCCAAATTTAATAAGGTTGAAAACTGATGGATAAGAGAAAGATTGAAATATGTGGGAATTGTGTATATTATTTTCAGGAAAAGGCTCTTATGATGGGTGAAAAAAAGGAAATTGGTTTCTGTTATCTGAACGAAACAAAAAGACTAAGGGGAAAAGATGATGATCTCTGTGATAAATACAGAGAGGGATCACGGTCAATCTAAAAAAATTTTTGTGAGTGATGTATAGGAAACTTTTTATACTTATACTGATTCTGCTTTTTACTTATGCATCTGTCTTACCCGTATCAGGAAGAGAGAGACAAAAATTAGGAATCCTGACCGGATATGTGTCTGGAAAACTCCTCTTTACTGAGATACCGCTTTGGAATAAACCAGGAGGACTCAAAACAGGTGGAAAGGTTAAATATAAATTAAAAAGCGGCACCCCTGTAGAAATTGTGCATGAGCTTCGTGTTGATAATCAGATATGGTATAAGATTAATACCTATGGGGTGAAAAAAGGTATGAGTGGATGGGTCCCATCTTTTGTTGTCCGGTCTCCTTAGAATATCCACTAATAAGGGAGGGAAAAAAATGCCAAAATATGAATACAGATGCACAAAATGCAAGAAAAAATTCACATTGACTCTATCCATAAAAGAAAAAGGAGAGAAAAAAATCAAATGCCCAAAATGCACCAGCAGTAAGGTAACTCAGCTCATCACTGGATTTTTTTCTCAGACCTCAAAAAAGAGCTAACTATCTCTTAAAAGAATCTCTGTTTTTAAAAGGTATACTTCATTTGAATATTTTCAAAAGATATATTTTCTTTATCATACCCATTCTGCTCTTTCTTCTCTCTTCTTGCGCTCCATACA
This region of Nitrospinota bacterium genomic DNA includes:
- the rnz gene encoding ribonuclease Z, translated to MIMEIVFLGTASMFPTKDRNPSAVFISYGSEGILVDCGEGTQRQMKITEIRLTKITRILISHWHGDHVYGLPGLLQSLDASEYNKTLQIYGPKGTKKYFEILGKGFVFKRSMDIEIKEVSEGKFFENEDFLLEALPLEHDIETLGFNFIEKNKRKIDMKKVKKFGMGEGPLLGRLKEGKIIEWEGKKITPEDVTYMKKGRKITIIDDTLICNNCYRLAQDADLLICEATYSSQLEEKSKEYQHMTAKQAAQIANKAHVKKLILTHFSARYKNIQEIEEDARGIFDNIICAEDFMKIYI
- the fusA gene encoding elongation factor G, with amino-acid sequence MKENKKLKKIRNIGIISHIDAGKTTVTERFLFYTGYSHKIGEVHDGDTIMDWMAQERERGITITSATITCEWRNHIINIIDTPGHVDFTIEVERSLRVLDGAIAIFSGVEGVEPQSESVWYQADRYKIPRIAFVNKMDRIGADFFRVLKDMEKKLGATPLPVNIPLGKEEDFRGVIDLIQMKGILWEEKDLGITYSSIDIPPSLKDEAKRYRNALIESIVERDEELLEKYFSDQEIDENDIKKAIRQCTLNLDLVPVFCGSGLKNKGMQPLLDAIVDYLPSPLDIPAIEGLNPKTGEKERRFTGTDQSFSALAFKIMMDEGRKLTYLRVYSGSIDTGTFVFNTNKKEEEKIARLFRMYANKKERINTAHSGEIVAASGLKNTATGDTLCDKSTPIIFESMIIPEPVISVAIEPKTIIDQNKLTHNLEKLIQEDPTLNVKTDEETGQTVISGMGELHLDVVVKRLRNDFGVETRVGKPQVVYRESISKPVTIEGNFSKEIGGKFQSGKVWLKFEPKPNGTGFEFQNGLKEAILPPKFISAVEESIRNSSENGALSGYKVVDTKVTLENALYVEGESTEMAFRIASAMAFQKGCRKAKPFLLEPVMSTEVTVPREFVGAVIDDMNTRNGKIEGTVSHPKFQIVNALAPLSQMFGYSTSLRSLTQGRGTFTMSFSKFNKVEN
- a CDS encoding zinc ribbon domain-containing protein → MPKYEYRCTKCKKKFTLTLSIKEKGEKKIKCPKCTSSKVTQLITGFFSQTSKKS